Proteins found in one Panicum hallii strain FIL2 chromosome 4, PHallii_v3.1, whole genome shotgun sequence genomic segment:
- the LOC112889410 gene encoding uncharacterized protein LOC112889410 isoform X2, protein MESEEQPGNRHMACNSPDEQHALQQGQADKNPGADEVELLWKLRKYLMLLAILAAAITYQAGLAPPGGFWQDNQNGHNAGDIVLKVSYPRRYHVFFYCNTTAFGASLIVLILLLVRKLSRNAVWLRALQFAMVLSLLGLMGAYAAGSCRDVRTSIYIWVLLVGIFAYITLHVIFFRHLAPEWLRDTFLNIRRYWKDFLNNIFKNAQSTTDEQEHSNKMEELERNRSFLLVLATLAATVTYTAGLSPPGGFWPDDKPNHLAGDPVLEDHYPHRFKAFLVCNATSFAGSLVIVIMLLSNTAVDHVVKSNALRLCVLVSLFGLMGAYAAGSCREVRTSIYVFSLVGGVLLYLVLQWIEPIVTKPECVEKSIGWIRKQKTELLQKLSSFIMKGSGNPDDDKHTTLSRPNTQHLSNNSISSNFSGAKVDLQKLSTYLLLLGILSATVTYQAGLNPPGGFWGDTADGHIAGDPILEAMHPRRYKAFFYCNATAFVASLVIITLLQSKLITVGAMKRHILQTAMTLDLFSLMGAYAAGSSRKFSTSVYVFVLVLLVFTYVVLHVLLSVALKTRLKRIIDRFRKNDAMDNEDEGSDLEKRRKFLMLLAILAASITYQAGMSPPGGFWSDNNGHRAGDPVFHDEFPRRYRVFFYFNATAFVSSLVVIMLLVSKRLCSKGLEGYALHACVLIDLISLMGAFAAGSCRKVSTSVYVILVVAAVSVYVMIQVVVLTFAKDKVNNILERMYTFGLSERQHPSMNHKRSIQFKKRTEHKWRKDLMLIGTLAVTVTYQAGLLPPGGFWPDDQVGRHFAGDPILHDTHPTRFKVFFYCNATAFMASMVMVILLLNNTISKYRRSLLAMKTAMVLDLLGLLGAYAAGSCRKLKTSAYIFALFIAMFIYIVIHVLLSFDEVALLVRKKGEKWMPCLKNMWALIETDPSNLQPSAGQLGKAPPDQ, encoded by the exons ATGGAGTCTGAAGAGCAGCCTGGAAATCGCCATATGGCTTGCAACTCTCCTGATGAGCAACATGCGCTGCAGCAAGGCCAAGCTGACAAAAATCCTGGAGCCGATGAGGTTGAGCTCCTGTGGAAGCTGAGGAAGTACTTGATGCTGTTGGCTATCCTAGCTGCGGCCATCACCTACCAAGCAGGGCTAGCTCCGCCGGGCGGGTTCTGGCAAGACAACCAGAACGGCCACAACGCCGGTGATATTGTGCTTAAAGTTAGCTACCCCAGGCGTTACCATGTTTTCTTCTACTGCAACACAACAGCTTTCGGGGCATCACTCATTGTCCTGATACTGCTCCTGGTCAGGAAGCTGAGCCGCAATGCAGTTTGGCTTAGAGCACTTCAATTTGCGATGGTATTGAGCCTGCTAGGGCTCATGGGGGCCTATGCCGCAGGGAGCTGCAGGGATGTGAGGACCTCAATTTACATTTGGGTATTACTTGTTGGCATATTCGCATATATCACACTTCATGTCATATTCTTTCGGCATCTGGCGCCTGAATGGTTGCGTGATACATTCTTGAATATAAGGAGATACTGGAAGGATTTCCTGAACAACATTTTCAAGAATGCACAGAGCACAACAGATGAGCAAGAGCATTCTAACAAGATGGAAGAACTGGAGAGGAATCGCAGTTTCTTGCTGGTTCTTGCTACATTAGCAGCAACAGTGACATATACTGCAGGGTTAAGCCCACCAGGTGGCTTTTGGCCTGATGACAAGCCTAACCACCTTGCCGGTGACCCAGTACTGGAAGATCATTACCCCCATCGATTCAAGGCGTTTCTGGTCTGCAATGCAACTTCTTTTGCTGGATCGCTTGTGATCGTCATCATGCTCCTCAGTAATACAGCAGTGGATCATGTTGTCAAGTCAAATGCTCTGCGGTTGTGCGTGCTAGTCAGCCTCTTCGGGCTTATGGGGGCTTATGCTGCTGGGAGTTGCAGGGAGGTCCGTACATCTATCTATGTCTTCTCCCTTGTTGGTGGAGTTTTGCTCTACCTAGTCCTTCAGTGGATTGAACCTATTGTGACAAAGCCTGAGTGTGTAGAAAAGTCCATTGGATGGATCAGAAAGCAGAAGACCGAGCTGCTCCAGAAACTGAGCTCTTTCATTATGAAGGGGAGTGGGAATCCAGATGATGACAAGCATACTACCCTGTCAAGGCCCAATACACAACATCTATCCAACAATAGCATTTCAAGCAATTTCAGTGGTGCTAAGGTTGATCTACAGAAACTGAGCACATATCTCCTATTGCTCGGCATCCTTTCTGCCACTGTCACATATCAAGCTGGGCTGAATCCACCTGGTGGCTTTTGGGGAGACACTGCTGATGGACATATTGCAGGGGACCCAATCTTGGAGGCCATGCACCCCAGGCGTTACAAGGCATTCTTCTATTGCAATGCTACAGCATTTGTAGCATCTTTAGTGATCATAACATTACTTCAGAGCAAGCTGATTACCGTTGGTGCCATGAAGCGTCACATATTGCAAACAGCCATGACTCTGGATCTCTTTAGTCTTATGGGGGCCTATGCTGCCGGAAGCAGCAGAAAGTTCTCAACATCCGTGTATGTTTTTGTCTTGGTCCTCCTTGTTTTCACGTATGTTGTACTACATGTTCTGCTATCTGTGGCTCTCAAGACACGACTGAAGAGGATAATAGATCGTTTCAGAAAAAATGATGCAATGGATAATGAAGATGAAGGGAGTGATTTGGAGAAGCGGCGCAAGTTTCTGATGTTGCTTGCAATTCTAGCTGCTTCCATCACATATCAAGCTGGTATGAGCCCACCAGGCGGCTTTTGGAGCGACAATAATGGCCACCGAGCAGGTGATCCAGTATTCCATGATGAGTTCCCACGCCGCTACAGAGTTTTCTTCTACTTCAATGCAACAGCTTTTGTGTCGTCCTTGGTTGTGATTATGTTGCTTGTTAGTAAAAGGCTATGCAGCAAGGGTCTTGAGGGCTATGCACTTCACGCATGTGTTTTGATTGATCTGATCAGCCTCATGGGTGCTTTTGCTGCTGGAAGCTGCAGGAAAGTTTCAACATCTGTGTACGTCATCCTTGTCGTTGCTGCAGTGTCTGTTTATGTCATGATTCAGGTTGTGGTTTTGACATTTGCAAAAGACAAGGTGAACAATATCCTGGAAAGAATGTACACCTTTGGGCTTTCTGAGCGCCAACATCCATCCATGAATCACAAGAGAAGCATCCAATTTAAAAAGAGAACTGAGCACAAATGGCGCAAAGATTTGATGCTGATCGGGACTCTTGCAGTCACTGTCACATACCAAGCTGGGTTGCTCCCACCAGGCGGATTTTGGCCTGATGACCAGGTAGGCCGCCATTTTGCTGGTGACCCAATCCTTCATGATACCCATCCAACACGGTTTAAAGTATTCTTCTATTGTAATGCGACGGCATTCATGGCATCGATGGTCATGGTCATCCTACTGTTGAACAACACAATAAGCAAGTATAGGAGATCCCTTCTTGCTATGAAGACAGCAATGGTATTGGACTTGCTTGGTCTGCTTGGAGCATATGCCGCAGGCAGCTGCAGAAAGTTAAAGACATCTGCATACATTTTTGCACTCTTCATTGCCATGTTCATTTACATTGTAATACATGTGTTGTTGTCATTCGATGAGGTGGCTTTGTTAGTTAGAAAGAAGGGAGAGAAGTGGATGCCTTGCCTGAAAAATATGTGGGCACTTATTGAAACTGATCCTTCAAACCTTCAGCCATCTGCTGGGCAACTGGGAAAGGCACCTCCAG ATCAGTAG
- the LOC112889410 gene encoding uncharacterized protein LOC112889410 isoform X1, producing MESEEQPGNRHMACNSPDEQHALQQGQADKNPGADEVELLWKLRKYLMLLAILAAAITYQAGLAPPGGFWQDNQNGHNAGDIVLKVSYPRRYHVFFYCNTTAFGASLIVLILLLVRKLSRNAVWLRALQFAMVLSLLGLMGAYAAGSCRDVRTSIYIWVLLVGIFAYITLHVIFFRHLAPEWLRDTFLNIRRYWKDFLNNIFKNAQSTTDEQEHSNKMEELERNRSFLLVLATLAATVTYTAGLSPPGGFWPDDKPNHLAGDPVLEDHYPHRFKAFLVCNATSFAGSLVIVIMLLSNTAVDHVVKSNALRLCVLVSLFGLMGAYAAGSCREVRTSIYVFSLVGGVLLYLVLQWIEPIVTKPECVEKSIGWIRKQKTELLQKLSSFIMKGSGNPDDDKHTTLSRPNTQHLSNNSISSNFSGAKVDLQKLSTYLLLLGILSATVTYQAGLNPPGGFWGDTADGHIAGDPILEAMHPRRYKAFFYCNATAFVASLVIITLLQSKLITVGAMKRHILQTAMTLDLFSLMGAYAAGSSRKFSTSVYVFVLVLLVFTYVVLHVLLSVALKTRLKRIIDRFRKNDAMDNEDEGSDLEKRRKFLMLLAILAASITYQAGMSPPGGFWSDNNGHRAGDPVFHDEFPRRYRVFFYFNATAFVSSLVVIMLLVSKRLCSKGLEGYALHACVLIDLISLMGAFAAGSCRKVSTSVYVILVVAAVSVYVMIQVVVLTFAKDKVNNILERMYTFGLSERQHPSMNHKRSIQFKKRTEHKWRKDLMLIGTLAVTVTYQAGLLPPGGFWPDDQVGRHFAGDPILHDTHPTRFKVFFYCNATAFMASMVMVILLLNNTISKYRRSLLAMKTAMVLDLLGLLGAYAAGSCRKLKTSAYIFALFIAMFIYIVIHVLLSFDEVALLVRKKGEKWMPCLKNMWALIETDPSNLQPSAGQLGKAPPVVIICKDN from the exons ATGGAGTCTGAAGAGCAGCCTGGAAATCGCCATATGGCTTGCAACTCTCCTGATGAGCAACATGCGCTGCAGCAAGGCCAAGCTGACAAAAATCCTGGAGCCGATGAGGTTGAGCTCCTGTGGAAGCTGAGGAAGTACTTGATGCTGTTGGCTATCCTAGCTGCGGCCATCACCTACCAAGCAGGGCTAGCTCCGCCGGGCGGGTTCTGGCAAGACAACCAGAACGGCCACAACGCCGGTGATATTGTGCTTAAAGTTAGCTACCCCAGGCGTTACCATGTTTTCTTCTACTGCAACACAACAGCTTTCGGGGCATCACTCATTGTCCTGATACTGCTCCTGGTCAGGAAGCTGAGCCGCAATGCAGTTTGGCTTAGAGCACTTCAATTTGCGATGGTATTGAGCCTGCTAGGGCTCATGGGGGCCTATGCCGCAGGGAGCTGCAGGGATGTGAGGACCTCAATTTACATTTGGGTATTACTTGTTGGCATATTCGCATATATCACACTTCATGTCATATTCTTTCGGCATCTGGCGCCTGAATGGTTGCGTGATACATTCTTGAATATAAGGAGATACTGGAAGGATTTCCTGAACAACATTTTCAAGAATGCACAGAGCACAACAGATGAGCAAGAGCATTCTAACAAGATGGAAGAACTGGAGAGGAATCGCAGTTTCTTGCTGGTTCTTGCTACATTAGCAGCAACAGTGACATATACTGCAGGGTTAAGCCCACCAGGTGGCTTTTGGCCTGATGACAAGCCTAACCACCTTGCCGGTGACCCAGTACTGGAAGATCATTACCCCCATCGATTCAAGGCGTTTCTGGTCTGCAATGCAACTTCTTTTGCTGGATCGCTTGTGATCGTCATCATGCTCCTCAGTAATACAGCAGTGGATCATGTTGTCAAGTCAAATGCTCTGCGGTTGTGCGTGCTAGTCAGCCTCTTCGGGCTTATGGGGGCTTATGCTGCTGGGAGTTGCAGGGAGGTCCGTACATCTATCTATGTCTTCTCCCTTGTTGGTGGAGTTTTGCTCTACCTAGTCCTTCAGTGGATTGAACCTATTGTGACAAAGCCTGAGTGTGTAGAAAAGTCCATTGGATGGATCAGAAAGCAGAAGACCGAGCTGCTCCAGAAACTGAGCTCTTTCATTATGAAGGGGAGTGGGAATCCAGATGATGACAAGCATACTACCCTGTCAAGGCCCAATACACAACATCTATCCAACAATAGCATTTCAAGCAATTTCAGTGGTGCTAAGGTTGATCTACAGAAACTGAGCACATATCTCCTATTGCTCGGCATCCTTTCTGCCACTGTCACATATCAAGCTGGGCTGAATCCACCTGGTGGCTTTTGGGGAGACACTGCTGATGGACATATTGCAGGGGACCCAATCTTGGAGGCCATGCACCCCAGGCGTTACAAGGCATTCTTCTATTGCAATGCTACAGCATTTGTAGCATCTTTAGTGATCATAACATTACTTCAGAGCAAGCTGATTACCGTTGGTGCCATGAAGCGTCACATATTGCAAACAGCCATGACTCTGGATCTCTTTAGTCTTATGGGGGCCTATGCTGCCGGAAGCAGCAGAAAGTTCTCAACATCCGTGTATGTTTTTGTCTTGGTCCTCCTTGTTTTCACGTATGTTGTACTACATGTTCTGCTATCTGTGGCTCTCAAGACACGACTGAAGAGGATAATAGATCGTTTCAGAAAAAATGATGCAATGGATAATGAAGATGAAGGGAGTGATTTGGAGAAGCGGCGCAAGTTTCTGATGTTGCTTGCAATTCTAGCTGCTTCCATCACATATCAAGCTGGTATGAGCCCACCAGGCGGCTTTTGGAGCGACAATAATGGCCACCGAGCAGGTGATCCAGTATTCCATGATGAGTTCCCACGCCGCTACAGAGTTTTCTTCTACTTCAATGCAACAGCTTTTGTGTCGTCCTTGGTTGTGATTATGTTGCTTGTTAGTAAAAGGCTATGCAGCAAGGGTCTTGAGGGCTATGCACTTCACGCATGTGTTTTGATTGATCTGATCAGCCTCATGGGTGCTTTTGCTGCTGGAAGCTGCAGGAAAGTTTCAACATCTGTGTACGTCATCCTTGTCGTTGCTGCAGTGTCTGTTTATGTCATGATTCAGGTTGTGGTTTTGACATTTGCAAAAGACAAGGTGAACAATATCCTGGAAAGAATGTACACCTTTGGGCTTTCTGAGCGCCAACATCCATCCATGAATCACAAGAGAAGCATCCAATTTAAAAAGAGAACTGAGCACAAATGGCGCAAAGATTTGATGCTGATCGGGACTCTTGCAGTCACTGTCACATACCAAGCTGGGTTGCTCCCACCAGGCGGATTTTGGCCTGATGACCAGGTAGGCCGCCATTTTGCTGGTGACCCAATCCTTCATGATACCCATCCAACACGGTTTAAAGTATTCTTCTATTGTAATGCGACGGCATTCATGGCATCGATGGTCATGGTCATCCTACTGTTGAACAACACAATAAGCAAGTATAGGAGATCCCTTCTTGCTATGAAGACAGCAATGGTATTGGACTTGCTTGGTCTGCTTGGAGCATATGCCGCAGGCAGCTGCAGAAAGTTAAAGACATCTGCATACATTTTTGCACTCTTCATTGCCATGTTCATTTACATTGTAATACATGTGTTGTTGTCATTCGATGAGGTGGCTTTGTTAGTTAGAAAGAAGGGAGAGAAGTGGATGCCTTGCCTGAAAAATATGTGGGCACTTATTGAAACTGATCCTTCAAACCTTCAGCCATCTGCTGGGCAACTGGGAAAGGCACCTCCAG TAGTAATCATTTGCAAGGACAACTGA